From a region of the Nitrospira sp. genome:
- a CDS encoding GAF domain-containing protein: protein MSTHLHDGQESKSTARFFGLRLKFVSLFSFILVMTCSSLSWYFLETRRQAMTDNLEELGNILLTNTVRNDHFRIAGVVLEDRITLGQFIQSLMTIDHVVYVTITSADGRILEQQSKRTRRTSNGSAPATEQPLYPDDRISASLLQAPLTVPLMTKLVLSAEQTLVPQEQHSDWLLPYLVRKETLFDFAMPVLRASSSEPTQPHFSVELEDKQGSMTPTTLSPVIGVVRIGITDALAKEALLVILRNVSAMTVLIIMAGILSAHFLTSRITTPLRSLAGAARQLAERNDAPVRLTASTHDEVGELTQVFNVMTQSLHDRNHAITMNLDTIRKQVRQLTTVHQASTAIASANMFDMNQLLDSVLHLLVDNLGFSRMTVFLHHPDRNCASLARIIGVSPEIAEAIRRIDIPVVDNGSITADLIVHGKPLLIQDVETVTQRMYPPILEMARRSDVQSFVAVPLQSHTKILGFLAGDRCSRQCSEEDLHILVTIAGHVAAAIDNAKAYSELTELTQHLEERIAQRTEELSLANLQLQAHDTRRSKYVKVVSHELRTPMTAIRSFAENMLDGVTGPLTEQQRTYLTRIKHSVARLARLANELLDWLRSDNLRLEHVCIGQIATIVTEGLETVASDSHVSLAVTPREHLPLIQGDLDKLEQILVNLVGNAIKFTPSGGRVVVDFSVCPSGFVQTCVTDTGCGIDSSHLPYIFDEFSEVPSAMPASQGAQLGLYITKTLVERHHGRIWVESQPGTGSRFFFTLPIAGSPHEPSQTT from the coding sequence ATGAGCACACACCTTCACGACGGACAGGAATCGAAGTCCACCGCTCGGTTTTTTGGCCTCCGATTGAAGTTCGTAAGCTTGTTCAGCTTTATTCTCGTGATGACCTGTTCGTCTCTGAGCTGGTATTTCCTCGAAACACGACGCCAGGCCATGACGGACAATCTGGAAGAACTCGGAAACATCTTGCTGACCAATACCGTTCGGAACGATCACTTTCGGATCGCCGGTGTCGTTCTCGAGGATCGCATCACGCTTGGCCAATTTATACAGAGTCTTATGACGATCGACCACGTCGTCTACGTAACCATCACTTCCGCAGACGGTCGTATCCTGGAACAGCAAAGCAAACGCACACGGAGGACGTCGAACGGGTCCGCTCCGGCCACGGAACAGCCCCTCTACCCGGACGACCGCATCTCAGCATCACTGCTCCAGGCCCCGCTGACCGTTCCGCTCATGACCAAACTGGTTCTGTCTGCGGAGCAGACATTAGTCCCCCAAGAACAGCATTCAGACTGGCTCCTCCCCTATCTCGTACGCAAGGAAACCTTGTTTGACTTTGCGATGCCCGTCCTTCGGGCATCCTCGTCCGAGCCCACCCAGCCACACTTTTCGGTCGAATTGGAAGACAAGCAGGGTTCAATGACCCCGACTACACTCTCTCCGGTGATCGGCGTCGTGCGCATCGGAATTACCGACGCACTGGCCAAAGAGGCTTTATTGGTGATCCTCCGCAATGTATCGGCCATGACAGTTCTCATCATCATGGCAGGCATCCTCAGTGCTCACTTTCTGACATCACGCATCACCACACCTCTGAGGAGCCTGGCCGGCGCGGCTCGGCAGCTCGCGGAACGCAACGATGCACCGGTTCGACTCACAGCCTCCACCCACGACGAAGTCGGTGAGTTGACACAGGTGTTCAACGTGATGACACAGTCCCTCCATGATCGTAATCATGCGATCACCATGAACCTCGACACGATCAGGAAACAGGTCAGACAATTGACCACGGTCCATCAAGCCAGCACTGCGATCGCGAGCGCCAACATGTTCGATATGAACCAACTGCTGGATTCGGTGCTCCACCTGCTCGTCGATAACCTTGGATTTTCTCGGATGACTGTGTTCCTACACCATCCGGATCGGAACTGTGCTTCACTTGCCAGAATCATCGGCGTCTCGCCGGAGATCGCAGAGGCTATTCGCCGGATCGACATACCAGTCGTCGATAATGGCAGTATCACGGCCGACCTCATCGTTCATGGCAAACCATTGCTGATCCAAGATGTCGAAACCGTCACACAACGGATGTACCCGCCGATACTTGAGATGGCACGCCGTTCAGACGTGCAGTCGTTCGTCGCCGTACCGCTCCAGAGCCATACCAAGATATTGGGATTTCTCGCCGGCGACCGCTGCTCACGCCAGTGCAGCGAAGAGGACCTCCATATACTCGTAACGATCGCCGGCCACGTTGCGGCCGCGATCGACAATGCCAAGGCCTATTCCGAACTGACCGAGCTCACGCAGCATCTCGAGGAGCGCATCGCGCAACGGACGGAAGAGCTGTCACTCGCCAATTTACAGCTTCAGGCCCACGACACGCGCCGATCAAAGTATGTCAAAGTCGTTTCGCATGAGCTGCGGACTCCTATGACAGCGATCCGTAGTTTCGCGGAAAACATGCTCGACGGTGTCACTGGACCGCTCACCGAACAACAGCGTACCTATCTCACACGCATCAAACACAGCGTCGCTCGGCTTGCGAGATTGGCCAATGAGTTGCTTGATTGGCTACGTTCCGACAATCTTCGCTTGGAACATGTCTGTATCGGGCAGATTGCAACGATCGTTACCGAAGGTTTGGAAACGGTCGCATCAGATAGCCACGTGTCCCTCGCTGTGACTCCGAGAGAACATCTTCCATTGATCCAGGGTGACCTCGACAAATTGGAGCAGATTCTGGTGAATCTCGTCGGAAATGCCATCAAATTCACACCATCCGGCGGTCGTGTCGTGGTCGATTTTAGTGTATGCCCATCAGGATTCGTACAGACATGCGTCACCGATACCGGCTGTGGAATAGACTCCTCTCACCTCCCGTATATTTTCGACGAGTTTTCTGAGGTGCCGTCGGCCATGCCTGCATCACAGGGTGCCCAACTGGGCCTGTACATCACAAAAACGCTTGTCGAGAGACATCACGGGCGGATCTGGGTGGAAAGTCAACCTGGGACCGGATCACGTTTTTTCTTTACGCTGCCCATTGCTGGATCGCCGCATGAGCCAAGTCAGACAACATAA
- a CDS encoding ABC transporter substrate-binding protein, which produces MLALPFTGRKQMRVCFSHTWLLSLVFTALWSVAPASAHAAGGEIAILKSSDLKAYNEAIEGFKVTAPGTSIYAEYDLRGDLERGKQLARTIRNSTSSLVVAVGLKAALAAQLEIVDVPILYMMILDPLKHHLTAANMAGVLLEVPMDRQFKVMRMFLPALRRIGVIYSADKTVAKLKEAESQAADHQFQVQGFPVENEKEVPQQLRSLLSESEALWFIPDSTVLTDESIRFILESAVAKRVPVVGFSSEFTRLGALLSISIDYGEVGREAGLLAKRILNGEQLPLKPISVHRIKITVNQKMARYLDITIPKEFDSLIDETY; this is translated from the coding sequence ATGCTCGCTCTTCCTTTTACCGGCCGTAAACAGATGAGAGTGTGCTTCTCACACACATGGCTACTGTCCCTCGTGTTCACCGCTCTCTGGTCCGTTGCCCCTGCGAGCGCTCACGCTGCCGGGGGCGAGATTGCTATCCTGAAGTCATCCGACCTCAAGGCCTACAACGAGGCAATCGAAGGGTTCAAGGTGACGGCGCCAGGGACTTCCATCTACGCTGAATATGATCTTCGAGGCGATCTGGAACGGGGAAAGCAACTTGCCAGGACAATCCGCAATTCGACATCTTCGCTCGTGGTTGCCGTCGGTCTGAAGGCAGCGCTGGCGGCTCAGCTTGAGATTGTGGACGTTCCCATTCTTTACATGATGATCCTCGATCCATTGAAACACCATCTCACTGCCGCCAATATGGCCGGCGTGCTGCTGGAAGTTCCGATGGATCGTCAGTTCAAAGTCATGCGCATGTTCCTTCCCGCCCTTCGCCGCATCGGCGTGATCTACAGTGCCGACAAGACTGTGGCCAAGCTGAAGGAGGCAGAATCTCAAGCTGCCGACCACCAGTTCCAAGTACAGGGGTTTCCGGTCGAGAACGAGAAAGAAGTCCCGCAGCAACTGCGATCACTTTTATCCGAATCCGAAGCCTTATGGTTCATTCCGGACTCAACCGTCCTGACGGATGAATCGATTCGCTTCATTCTGGAATCGGCGGTAGCCAAACGGGTTCCGGTCGTCGGGTTCTCTTCTGAATTTACACGTCTCGGCGCGTTACTCAGTATCTCGATCGATTACGGGGAAGTCGGACGTGAAGCCGGCCTGCTTGCCAAACGGATTTTGAACGGTGAACAGTTGCCGCTCAAGCCAATTTCAGTTCACCGGATCAAGATTACGGTCAATCAGAAGATGGCGCGGTATTTGGACATCACGATTCCGAAAGAGTTCGACAGCCTTATCGACGAGACATATTGA
- a CDS encoding sigma-54-dependent Fis family transcriptional regulator: MHAKILIVDDENDIRMSLENRVTWMGHEPLIATDVASALRLIREEVPDLVLLDLKLGQESGLEVLRQVRDMSHANQPKGEATPPTSGTYTTPLIVILTAFGTIELAVQAMQLGAFDFVPKPFTADHLTVVIKKALETVALHHQFNRLRKEVDDQLDPIVATNKHMAVQLACAKKAAASTATVLLLGETGTGKEILARAIHRWSPRAHKPFVAVNCAAIPETLIESELFGHEKGAFTGAASMKRGQFEEADGGTLFLDEIGDMSMSTQAKVLRALQDQVFTRVGGTKSVKVDVRVLAATNKDLRQAIRQGTFREDLYFRLAVITVTPPPLRERMDDLLALAQHFISSRPVKLGLQKRFVLSDVALEALQHYSWPGNIRELENVISRALVLCTGDTIEPEDLLLPDAPTRPRQEPDISADGQTVFHSYHESMDAHSRKLIENALIRNGWNQTKAAAELGLQRTYLTKLLRQKRISGRPPTSPSFI, from the coding sequence ATGCACGCCAAGATACTGATTGTGGATGACGAGAATGATATCCGCATGAGCTTGGAGAATCGCGTCACCTGGATGGGACATGAGCCCCTCATCGCCACCGATGTCGCGAGTGCGCTTCGCCTGATCCGCGAAGAGGTGCCCGATCTCGTCTTGTTGGATTTGAAGCTTGGCCAGGAATCCGGGCTGGAGGTCTTACGACAAGTTCGTGATATGTCACATGCGAATCAGCCTAAAGGAGAGGCCACCCCGCCTACTTCGGGTACGTACACGACCCCGCTCATTGTCATCCTTACGGCGTTCGGAACCATCGAGCTTGCCGTGCAGGCCATGCAACTCGGTGCCTTCGATTTTGTTCCGAAGCCGTTTACCGCGGATCACTTGACCGTCGTGATCAAGAAGGCATTGGAGACCGTCGCCCTCCATCACCAATTCAATCGGCTTCGAAAGGAGGTTGATGACCAGCTTGACCCCATCGTCGCCACAAACAAGCATATGGCTGTACAACTCGCTTGTGCGAAAAAAGCGGCCGCTTCGACCGCAACCGTTTTATTGCTTGGGGAAACCGGAACCGGCAAGGAAATTCTAGCCCGCGCCATTCATCGTTGGAGTCCTCGCGCCCACAAACCATTCGTGGCCGTCAATTGCGCAGCCATTCCTGAAACATTGATCGAGAGCGAACTCTTCGGGCATGAAAAAGGCGCCTTCACAGGCGCCGCGTCAATGAAGCGAGGCCAATTCGAAGAAGCGGACGGTGGAACATTGTTTCTCGACGAGATCGGTGACATGAGTATGAGCACGCAGGCCAAAGTCCTGCGCGCGTTGCAAGATCAGGTGTTCACCAGGGTCGGGGGTACCAAGTCGGTCAAAGTCGACGTGAGGGTTCTTGCCGCTACGAATAAAGACCTGAGACAGGCAATCCGTCAAGGAACTTTCCGTGAAGACTTATATTTTCGCCTTGCCGTCATCACGGTCACACCGCCTCCCCTGCGGGAGCGAATGGACGATCTTCTCGCTCTTGCGCAGCACTTCATCAGTTCTCGACCCGTCAAGCTGGGACTTCAGAAACGTTTCGTGCTCAGCGATGTGGCGTTGGAGGCATTGCAACATTATTCCTGGCCCGGCAATATCCGTGAGTTAGAGAATGTGATCTCCCGCGCTCTCGTCTTATGTACCGGAGACACGATTGAACCGGAAGATCTATTATTGCCTGATGCTCCCACTCGCCCCAGGCAGGAACCAGACATTTCTGCAGATGGTCAAACCGTTTTTCATTCTTATCATGAAAGTATGGATGCCCATAGCCGAAAGCTTATCGAAAATGCGTTGATTCGGAACGGGTGGAACCAAACGAAAGCGGCAGCCGAACTCGGCCTTCAGCGCACCTACTTGACCAAACTGCTGCGCCAAAAACGGATCTCAGGAAGGCCGCCAACCTCTCCCTCCTTTATCTAA